Genomic segment of Gouania willdenowi chromosome 17, fGouWil2.1, whole genome shotgun sequence:
ttgttgttgtaaataaagtTTCCCCTCCATCATTTTGCTTTTTCACAGACAATTTAAGAGTAAACTTACTTCACAGAGCCTGGAGTGAGGCGTTGGTTCAAAGTCTCGTCGACAATTCACCACCCATTTCTTTTTACGTGCAGGATCTTTGGGAAACCTGAACAACTGTTTGCCTATGCTGGTGGAATTGGAGCAATTTGGAGCGGAACAGCCTCCCATTGCACACACTTTATAACAAcagtgttaataataataataatgatgatgaccAGTGATATTTGATGGGACTCCACTCACTACTTTCAGCGCACAAGTTTCTTCACGTAAAAAACAATAAACGGGTGCATTTCCATAAATAATGAAGAGAAAGACCTCATAGCAACGCCTCGCGTTTTCACCACACGGttcaataaaaacagtttgcaGTACTTTAAGGCAATAGAATGTTTGTGACTTTGTTTGAGCCAAAATGGCGGACAGCTTCTCGGACTCGGAGGTTGGTTGAGTGACGTCTTGTTTACATTCACCCTCTGTATAAACGCCTGATTTAAATCGATACAAGAAGGAGGAGAAATGctcgaaagaagaaaaaaaaatccggttgaattaaaaataactcTGCTATGAAAACGTTTTTATTCAATGAAATTTATCTGTcttaatttgtggaaaaatatatTCCATTTTCCAGTCAGGCAAATGCTTAGACTTTCGTCAATCTTTGTCAAAGGACCCTAAAACAGCACGTTgaaatgtttacagtgaaaattTAACTTAGTACTACACTCGGTTCATTTTTGCAAGATTTAATCCTATCATTCGTCAACATAAACCAACTGCAAGATTATAAaatactaatattttcttttggtaataTCCCATGTTGCCAGTGGCACTTAAATGGAAAACGAGACGAGCATGCCATCTTCTTTAGTAGTTCCTGTCATTGATgtccaaaatgacaactttacaGAGCTTTGGCCAGCTATGGTTGTTGCCATTAAAACATCGTCTTTTATTGCAGTGGACACGGTGAGTATAAGCATGAATCAGATCACTTAATCTGGAGTTTATCCACGCTTTATGTTTGCGGAAAGCCATTTATTACTCGAAGGCTCTTTTTCCGCCGCCTTAGGGTGGCACACAATGAATGAAAGATCACAGGAGATTTTGAGAAATTtgtctttaatttaaaaagtttaagCTTTTGCATTAAGGAttggtgttattgtttttttttcctttgcctTGGGAGTCTAGGATTCACTTGTTATGAGCTAATATGTCTTGAATGCATCTTCCAAACACGTGAAGTCAGATATTAACTATTTGAtgaaatattttgttatttaatgtGTCTATATTTATGCAAGTAGATTGATGTTTCCATCCATTTTTATGAAATCTGAAAGTATGTGTTATTGAGTTGTAGGCCATTCTGACTGCAGTATAATAACATGCTAATTAACATAAATTAAACAAAGGAAATGTCTTCACCTGATCATTGTTCTAACACACTTCCGGTCGTAATGTAAGTCTTTCGTGTTGTTTCAGGAGCTGAGTGGCCTTGGAAATAGAAAAGCGTTGCTGGCAGAGTGAGTCCAAGtcttaaatgtaatatttaacgTGACTAGTTTCAATGGCATATTTTAACATCAACATCAACTGTGTCTGAAATGGaacactccgtactatacactataaactcaatgagtatgtaCTGTGTACTATTAGGGGTGTGCGTTGCCATGAATCGGACGATACAATGGACCCATTTCATGTGACGTATGAATACTAGCGTATTCCATGGCCGTGGCTATGGATACGTTCAATGTGTCCAAGTctgccactctatgcatacgcagcacgtgataggtgcaccgcAAGACTTCAAGTTccgtcatttgtatttttgctcatatttatttttagcttccCCGCTTACCCTTTTACACTTATGTCAAAAAGGTCCGTGAACGAAGCCATAGTCCCGGGAtatggctacgtttaacgtatctctagacactttctACTAAATTAGGTGTGTGCGCGCGcaggctcggtgcaaaacaaccggagAACTGCATTGTAGTAGCATTGGCACGCGATTGAAACACTTTTCTTTtcgtataaaaacaacacattgcCATCGTGTTGCGTTGTTGATTGCACAAATAGGAGTGCCAACAATCCTGGACTTGAATTTTACAATTTTACAGAAGAAAAGATGAGACTTATGGTTGCGCGCTATCAAACAGAGGCTGAGAGCTGAcgtatctgacacacacacacacggagagagTGAGAGCGCTGAAACATTccggataaagtaaaaatcagctAGTTTACGATAGAattaaacagcataaagtttcCAAATAATCACGTTACGTCTGTTCAGAAATGATCGTGTTGACGTAATcgctgctgaggcgatggtgcacgtGAGCGGATGCAgcgctatctcagtctggatccagtaaaaagtgaccataaaaagctgtaaatggactgatatgcagacgtgagacagtgaggaggagacttaatctCGAGATGGACACTCATCTTCATCTGTTATAACTAATCAGAATatgcagaaatacacagaaacgttcagtaacaggagtacagcagcccgcctacctgcccgttcataacaagtagttataaacatctagagacttaatgcgtttaggttttcttttgtatatACACTgagtttttctatcagatatgtatacatgtctggccattgaacatcggACCAGGAGTGCACATCTGTTGACCACTCGCGTTCGGGAATTCTGCATGGGTCCcacaatcgttcacctgtacttaaagtgagtttccttaaataaacGATTGTgtcctcaggtgacaagctttctacacACTTCCAACTATTTTCGAGCcttaacagcggttcattcattgccaatattcaagcgtcacatatgtaaacaacgtgtttacgtgctatgcatgttAGCGCAATCAAtggttttggacatttttttggatcaatacgataatcacacagtgaaatattgcaatatattgctgaatcaattttttcttacaccctaatctactatatactattatatAATTATGATAGGATGAAAACCGTTCCCACTGCAGTATACATCcatgtttcccaagatgcatttcaaaccttccgacaaaaacctgaatcacactgagactaaatatctctgttgattcaccacctttgaaagttttaaaaacattttaaacaagaaagtgaccaagtagaatatcaacatgtgctcatttgattcataaaactcgcaggaacacatttcatgctgacactTCAGAGATTTTCGCCgatcctccattgtgctactgacaaaacttccggtgagcttcaaaacaagagcccaattacaaaagcgttaaaaacaactaatggaagacaagaagagatgcttttgttttgaaaagggaatgtttaatttttagcttgaagcctgtcccagcaatgcatcatggggcggttgagtatgactagaaGTGTGCCCAACATGCAGTGTACATACAATAtagtatttctcacatactcaatcttttcattctatctaatgtgaatgttctacatactaattttgatgtcaaacttagtacgagtagtacgatTGAATGCCATTTCAAATCCAGCCTATATGCACTCAACTCTTTATGATGGTATTTTTGCTTTGGCTTGTGTCACCATGTGTTAGATCTATAGAGGATAGATACAAAGCTATTTGCCATGCAGCGCGATCACGCTCCATCATCTCCCTGGGAATCGCATGCTACAAGAAACAGGAGCAAAAGGTGTGGTACATGTGAACATACTGTACAATGGTCAGAAACCATGGATCTTTTGTATCTGAGATGGGCcatctcccccccccccccccccccccccccccaggatGCAGATACATACCTGGTCCAGGTTTATAACGTCACCCTGCTGTGTTCAGAGGAGTACATCATCGAGCCCCAGTCAGTCCACTTCCTCGTGCAGCATGGGTTCGACTTTAACAAGCAGTACAGCCATGGCATCCCCTATTGCAAGGGTAATAATAAGGTAATGATGGTGcgataatgtgttttttttctatatttcttcAAATcctaaaactaaacaataaattaaaactttCTCTTTTCGTCCCGTTTTTTTCTAATGTAAGGGAGGATTAGACGACCGTGGTGTTCACATTCGGGCCCTTTTCACTGAGCTTCTCCGTGCCAAGAAGCCTTTAATACTTCACAATGGCCTCATCGACATGGTTTACCTTTACCAGGTACAAAGtacttctctctgtgtgtcagtGCTGCTTGGTTTTCTTTATTAACCTTTTTAAGGCAGGGtttatttgcttgtttttacaGAAGTCTACAAAAAAGTCACTAAACTTTAGCATGATTCAGCATTTCTCACATCATTCTGCATGCTTATATAGttgattgtgttttattgttttttttattgtccctCTAGAGCTTCTATGCACATTTGCCCGAGCGCCTCGCCACCTTTACGGCCGACCTGTCTGAGATGTTTCCTGCTGGCATTTACGATACCAAATATGTTTCTGAGTTTGAGCTGCGGCTCACTGCTTCCTACCTGGAATATGCTTACAAGAAAAGGTGAGCATTGATTGTATATATTGCTTTTATAAAGTCATgctatttaaatatttgttctttattttctcttttttttctctttagtttAAAGGCAAACTCATTGCAAAGTGAAATGTGATtggctcaatttttttttttttaaattatcattacttcatattttttcacatcataatttttctctaatgtaatgtacatttatactgtaaatCGTCAATGAGACGAGCATGCTttgattcagattttttagatattttgatTTGATGGTAATGAAGGATATTTTTtcctataatatatataaatatatatatataagatataaGGATGCATAAATATTGACACAGACAcgcctcactaaattggccatatcttaTAAAGTATTCATCGGAtctaactaaaaatgtacagtgtacTGCTTGATTTATTAAGGAAggattggtaaaaatgtcagaaatgtcCTGAATGACCCAGGTGATATTAAGTCAATGAAAGCCTTACAAATTGAATGTTTAATAGTGTAGAGTAGGATGTGTATTAGAGCTGAGTGTTGCCAGGTACCTTGcgatacaatatatattttgatatttttgcccACAATAACGATATTATCAAAATACAGCGATTCTGCGATGATCGATTTATCGCAGGGAAATTTCAACCACGATACATTATGatatttctgtcacttttatttctctgtctctctctctctctctctctctctctctctattttattgcataattgtgaccatcaccagccctccctaaggaagggtaaaaaaaaaaaacatatctgtgtcactgaagaaatttgGAACgtattgactgcactgaatccatttcacatgaatgacatcCAAGTAAAACACAATGTATACagcacagtggctcttcttaacacacactgaccacaactagtcacatgtccttgttatgtttaagtctttaagggaagactgatgtaaaaataatgcttcaccaaaatattgttcatgacgtttgtgcaaattaactttaaatcattaaaaacaaaatgaatcattTCAGTGCTggtattatcaacttctctgtaaacatggacacatatcagtgctgcttaacaagcagaattaacatgttttatgaaaagtggatatgaaaaataaacatttcagtctgtgcattataataataaacaacatataCTTACCACTATGTGTAAAGTACAACTTAAACCTGCACTGCAGACTGCACATACATTTCAGTGCTAATACTAATGTCCATTTGTTCTTTGTAAACTTGAAAACCTGAGAACATTTAACTTGTGCTTCGTACTTAACTTGTGTAAAaaggataatatatatatatatatattaaaaaagaaaatcgaTATTCAACGGTAGTGTATCGATAACGTCCCGCAAGacgaaatatcgcgatatatcgtctTGGGCACAACCctaatgtgtatgtatgtagtagtatgtgtgtatgtagtaGTGAGTGTGTATTGCCTAACACATTGATTGATTTGTGTTCTTCTCTCTCCAGTAAGCTGGATAACAGTCGCAGTGTGAGCTCCGGAGCAACTGGACCTCATGTTTACATTGAGTTCTGTGTGTACTCTGGAACCATGTCCACCTACGTGGACTACAGGGAGTGTCCAGCTGTGACGCTCTCTGAGGAACAGACTGAGATCTGCCAGCGCTTTTCTGTAGGTTTTAGCcatattaacaaaaacacaacgtTGATATTACAGTCAGTAAACTGACTCAATGTGCATGTacatgcagaggtgtaaagagtactgactattctactcaagtaaaagttctgttacttgattgaaattgtactcaagtacaagtacaagtaagtcagacataaaatactcaagtacaagtaaaaagtagctcaattaaatagtactcaaagtaaaagttactcattatttttacccctcatgtttatttttggtaataaatctagccacggttcccttgcatacagtaaacatctcatgtataaatttataaaagaagagaccaaatctagcACAATTGGgacctaatttattttccacaaaggcatctgtataaaataaaaggtttttaaatagaataacACCAACAATTCAtctagaaaaaacaacaacccagGCACTaagtataaatacattcatGAAAATAACCATCATTCAAtcctgttttggcgccgtgcgtgcattacgtttaatctgattggtcggcaatgatgtgatgcatttgattgttttctggtcgcttcattttttgtagtttgacaaTGTCCGTTGagctttttcaaacaaaaatataataatttactcagtaacggtcgGGTGTCggaatgtaatgaattacttttcatcttttaaaatgtactgaagCACAAgtttttcatacccgcttattcccgtcagggtcgcgggggtctgccggtgccaatctccggctctcatagggcgctgggcgggggtacaccctggacagggcgccagttaacagttaacctaatgtgactttacaataataagatgttgtattcatataaatcagcaatctgatcatgactgtcgtatttttttaatcattggtCGATTTCTTATTGAAGGTcaactgatgtgatgttttaagcattttttaaaatcagacaTTGCGCATTGCAATTCCAGCACGGGTACGTATCAGTACGTAGCACTGTAAGACAATCTCAgtatggaggtaaactcagtccgtgacactgGCAGCATCATTGAACGGGAATCACGAGATCTCACACATTTACGCGGATTCAACCTCTCGATAAGTTAGTTTGTACGCTGCTGAGACGAGCCTGGGAGCATCAGTGGTCGTAATGGTGggcaaaaacttttaaaaatgcacgtaaaataccaacaatggcCGTGCTGGATGTAGACTAGTACACTGGAAAGGTGCGCTCATTTTTGCGCTCTAATGGTCTTGAATACATCTAAGTGGTTCAGAACTAAGTCAAGGAAATTCGGTAAAGTATTTAgcaaacatttttgaaaaatcgtTGGTACATGCCTCCGTGTGTTGTTCTGCAGGCTTTCGGCTGGTGTTTAAATGGTACCCAGTGCCCGTTATCCCACGACACTGACCTCGTCATCCTCCAAGATGAGAAACATAAAGACgacaagaaaaagaagagaaagagaCAGAGGGAGAAGAAAAAAGGTGGAGGCAGCAGTGAAGGTGCCCCTCAAAACAAAATCCCACACATGGAGGTGGACTCAGAGCCGGGAACAGGCGACCAAAAGGATAAAGCGTGTCCAGACAGCGTGTCGGTGGTAGAAGGTCATGATAAGGTGCAGGAGGAGGAAAGTGAAAGCCTGAAAACTGAGCTGGATAAGATTTGTGAAGACGGCACGGTGGCTAAACGTTCTCCAACTGAAACCCATTCAGTCGCCGCACACAGCAATGGTGCAGGAACAGGAGGAGGGTTGGAGAAGTCAACCAAACCTGATAAACAGAAGAAGACAGACACAGGAACACATCGCGCTGGCTTTGACGCCTTCATGACAGGCTACATATTTGCCTATTCATGTGTTCACATCAAGGAGGAAGGAGAGGGAGATGCAATGAAAGAAGGAGAGGAGAAAGAGCAGTCGTGGCTTCCAACCTGCATTAATAAAGTTTATCTGAGTGGGAAAGCAACTCCACTCAATGTGGTGAAAAGCAGCTTTTCCAAGTCATCAAAGGCACACGTGCAGAAGATGGAGATGGTGTGGGGCGGAAGAAAGTAATGAAAACTCTGAATAACATTCAGTATGTGTCCAAACTCGACATCTCTTCCAGGGACGGCTGAAGTATGGATGTTTTTGTTGCACGATGCGTAAATCTGCGTGACAGTGTTTGAGATTTTAGTGGCTTGtgaatgattttatttcatGTGGGATTTCTTTTTTATAATCAATGGTGTCTTCGTGAATACTTTTATCTTCAGTTTGTAACTATAGCAGTGAACTTCTTACCTTGTTGTTTGAATAAAAGTAAACACTGCTCTTTTTTTCTTACTATACTTCAAAGTCTTGTCGAATCTAAGTcgctgtgttttctttttgtttacggtatatttttgtttgtaccttttttttccttatgtaggtatttttttaatacagtaaGATGTGGAAACACATTTTCCAGCTTCTTTTACACATTTCCCTCATCAATATTTAAAGACACTAAATAGAAAATGAGGCTGAACCATAGTAAAGCTCTACTAGTGCTCTAGTTTAGAATAGGCAACACTCATTTTGGGTTAACGTGTGCACTAGTAAATCTCAGTAGTAGTACTCGTAGGCTGTTTTCAGTCTACTACTAGTTAggccaaaagattcactagtacTTCTAGTAAACTGTAATGCAAATGAGGTAGGAGAGATTATGATTGGTTCTAATATTTTAGacagccaatggcaagcctgaattATCTTTTCCCCGCCCCTTATTAGTATATAACTTACAAGGCTTACCAAAGACACTTTTTGCTTCATTAGTAAAGTCTACTTGTGcactaataaacaaaaattgagtacatgatttatttttatgctCAGACGGCTTTCCATAGACTTAAAATATGtaactagtttaaaaaaaaaaaaaaaaaaagtcaactttactagtatggaggtagatttgtgtcttttattcaatcaataaaaaaagagtttacttcaatct
This window contains:
- the toe1 gene encoding target of EGR1 protein 1 translates to MENETSMPSSLVVPVIDVQNDNFTELWPAMVVAIKTSSFIAVDTELSGLGNRKALLAESIEDRYKAICHAARSRSIISLGIACYKKQEQKDADTYLVQVYNVTLLCSEEYIIEPQSVHFLVQHGFDFNKQYSHGIPYCKGNNKGGLDDRGVHIRALFTELLRAKKPLILHNGLIDMVYLYQSFYAHLPERLATFTADLSEMFPAGIYDTKYVSEFELRLTASYLEYAYKKSKLDNSRSVSSGATGPHVYIEFCVYSGTMSTYVDYRECPAVTLSEEQTEICQRFSAFGWCLNGTQCPLSHDTDLVILQDEKHKDDKKKKRKRQREKKKGGGSSEGAPQNKIPHMEVDSEPGTGDQKDKACPDSVSVVEGHDKVQEEESESLKTELDKICEDGTVAKRSPTETHSVAAHSNGAGTGGGLEKSTKPDKQKKTDTGTHRAGFDAFMTGYIFAYSCVHIKEEGEGDAMKEGEEKEQSWLPTCINKVYLSGKATPLNVVKSSFSKSSKAHVQKMEMVWGGRK